The DNA sequence TCGTCGCCCGAGGCAGACGGGAGTGTGACGACAGGCCTTAGGGGCGCGGTTCGGCCATCGTGGAGCAGTGGATGCCGCCGCCCCCGGCCATCAGCCGGTCGACGTCGAGCTGCACCACGGTCCGGCCGGGGAAGGCGGCCGCCAGGGCACGCTTCGCCGCCGCGTCCTTCGCGGAGTCCCCGAACTGGGCGGTGATGACAGCCCCGTTGACCACGTGGAAGTTCATGTACGAGTCGACGAACTCGGGGTTCTTCGAGCGCGTGGTGTCGGGCCCGTCGACCTTGATGACGGTCAGTCGCCGGCCCCGGGCGTCCGTGGCCGCGGAGAGGATCGAGAACTGCTCACGGGCATCGCGCGCCCAGATGTCGTCCCGGCTCGCCGGTGGCACCTGGACCATGACCACGCCGGGACGGATGAAGCGCGAGGTCACGTCGATGTGGTCGTCGGTGATGTCCTTGCCCTTGATGCCGGGCACCCAGATCATCTTGTCGGCCCCGTAGGCGTGGAGCACGGCGTCCTCGACCTCGGCCCGGCTCCAGCCCCGGTTGCGGTTCTTGTTGACGAGGCTGCTCTCCGTGGCCATCACGGTCCCGTCGCCGTCGGTCTCGATCGACCCGCCCTCGCCGACGAAATCCGTCTTGCCGAAGGGGAGATGGGCCTCATAGGCGACGCTCTCCGCGACGTGGGCGTCGTAGGAGTGGGCCTGCTTGTTGCCCCAGCCGTTGAAGTTCAGGCCGATCGCGTCGAGGCCACCGCGGCCGTCCCGGCGGAAGACCGGCGCGATGTCGCGCATCCAGAGGTCGTCGGTGCCGATGGCGGTGGTCACGGTCACGGCCGGGCCGCACCAGGAGCGGGCGGTGGCGGCCGTGTACGCGTCCGGGGCGCACATGACGACGGGCTCGTAGCGCGCGATCGTCTTCGCGATCAGCGCGATGTCCTCCTGGACTCCGGTCAGTGCGCGGCCGCCCCAGATGGATGAGCGCGAGGGCCAGGACATCCAGGTGCGGGCGTGCGGAACGTCATCGATGTCCACCCGCCAGCGCTGTACTCCCGCGCTCGGCGCCCGGACCGCCCCCGGGACCGCGGCAGCCGCGGTCCCGAGCGCGACTCCCGCCGCTCCGAGTCCGGCGGCCCCCAGGACGATCCGGCGGGAGGGGGCGGAGCCGAAGAACCGGCCGAGGAGGGAGCGGCTGTCGTCGGGGGAGTCGGGCATCGAGGGGCCTCCGGATCGAGTGGGGGTGCGGGCCGGGAGCGGCCACGGCCAGAACTCTGTCACTGACTGAAAATTCAGTCAAGACGCAGGGTGTGCGTGATCCCTACTGAGGGAGGAGACGTCCTACGAGGGCTGCGGCTCAGGTGGTGCGGCTGGGGCTGCGGCTGCGGCTGCGGCTCAGGCGGTGCGGGCGAGGCGGTCCAGCTCGGCGGCGATGGACGACACCATCAGCTCACGGGCGTGCGCCAGGGGCAGGCTGCCGCTGAGCCAGCGCGAGCTCAGCCCCTCCACCAGGGCGGTCAGCCGCTCGGCGGCACTGGTGAGGGCGGCGGCCGCGGCCATGGGGCGGACCTGCCCGAGCAGCTCGCTCACTTCCTGGATCCATACGCGGGTGGCGCCGGCGAGGTCTTCCCTCAGGTCGGGGTCGAACACCGCGCTGGCCCGCAGCTCTCCCCAGGCCGTGCTGTTCTCCCGTACCCCGGGGGCGTCCTGGAACTCCAGCAGGAGCGTCTGCTCCAGCTCGCCCAAAGCGTCGAGCGGCGGATCGGCGGGGTCGCGCTCCGCGGTGTAGCGGCCGGCGCGGTCGTTGATGAACTCCAGGGTGGCGCGGAGGATGCCCGCGCGGTCCTTGAAGTGGTAGTAGATCAAGGCCGTGGACACGCCCGCCTCGGCGGCGAGCTCCTCCACGCGCAGGCCGCGGACGCCGCGCCGGGCGATGACCCGCGCGGCGCCTTCCATGATTGCCGTTCGACGATCAGCCACGGTCCGCACCTTACCCGGAGGGTGGGTGCCGGGGTGGGTCGGGACTGACCGAAGGTCTGGTCAGCGCCCTTGGGAGACCGTGATGCGGGAGGGCAGTGAGGCGACCCCCTCGAGCATTCTGGCGGGCAGGTCGATCTCGAAAGCCTCCAGGGTGACGATGTCCGCCAGTGTGGAGACGTCGAGGCAGGGCGTGAGCGTCCCTGAGTACACCCCGGAGACGAGGCCGGGGAAGGCGTGCGGCAGCCGGTCGAGCACCAGCTGCGCCGCGGATACGCCGTCGTCATCGTGGAGGGTGAGGGCGGTGACCTGTGCCAGGACGACGTCAGGAGGAAGGGTCTCCAGCGAGACGGCCTCCAGCGCGAGGGTCCGGAGCGCAGGCAGCTCTGTCATCTCCTGCCAGTCCTCGGCGGAGATCCGGTCGGATAGGTGAGTGAGGGACGTCAGGGCGGCGAATCGGGAGAGTCCCTTCAGGTCCCGCTCCGACACGGCTCCCTCCACCCTGTTCAGGGCGTGCAGGGGCGCGCGCGGGGGAAGGGATTCCGGGGACCGGCACAGCGAAACGCCGTTGTAGAGCCATAGGTGGGTCAGCGTCGTCAGGCGGTTCAGCCGGCTCAGGTCCATGGTGGGCGAGCCCTCGATGGCCAGGCGCCTGATCGGAAGCTCGTCGAGAGGGGAAAGGTCCGTGAGCGCGGGGCAGTGGAGGGCTGAGAACGATGCGAGCCCCGATTGGGCCCGCAGGAATTCCAGATCCGTCAGCGGGTGACTCGTCAGCCGGAGCTTCGTGATCTTGTGTCGGGAAAGGTACGACGTGAGCGTCTCCACGGACACGGCGTTCCTGACGTCCAGCGAGTCCGCGCGGAGGTTCAGGCGCTCCAGATGGAGCAGTTGTGCGTCGGAGGTGACGCTGTAGTCGAGACCGTCAGGGTCGAGGTGTGCGATGACCTCATCGGCGTACCGGGCGCTGTCGAACCGCGACCAGGCCCACATGAGCTGGCTGCGCACCCTGAGGGAGGGGTGCCCGGAGTAGCCGGCCAGGAAGGGTATGGCCGCATCGGACGCGACCTTGGAAGCAGCGATGACGGTGTAGTAGCAGTCCGATTCGTCCAGGCCGTCGGGGCCGGGCAGGAGGTCCAGGATCAGTGGACCCAAAGTGCCCAAGGCGCGGGCGCTGAACTCGTCGCGCGGCGTGATCAGCCTGGTAGTGCGTTCCTCCACCGCCTCGCGGACGGACGGGTCCAGGGTCGTGGCGTGCTCCAGGCAGGCGGCGGCGAGGAGGTACACGCGGCGGTCTTCGGTGCGGTCGCCGAGGGTCAGCATGTCCTCGAAGAGGGTCACCCGCTCGCGGGGCCGGGCCAGGGCGACGGCCATGCGGATGACGTCCTCCCACTGGTCGTCCGCGGCGTGCGCGGCGAGCAGGCCGAAGTCGCCCTCCTCCACCGCCGCCCGCGCGCCCAGGAAGTCCTGGAAGGTGCGGTGGATGAAGTCCACCGTTCCCGGGGCCGGCTGGCGGAGCAGGCCGCTGCGCTGGAGGAAGTGGTCGAAGACGGCCGACGCCCCGCCCAGTGCCGCGGCCTCGGGGACGGCGGGCAGGGCCCGGCCGATGATGTCCTCGGCCTGGGAACGGTCCATCTCCGTACGGCCGTTCTTGATCAGCCAGTACGCGAGCCGCTGGAGGAGTTCGAGCTGCGGCTCCTCCCGGAGGTCGGGGACCTTCATGTCCCGTTCCCGGTCGCGGCGGCTGATCAGCATGGACAGCGCTGCCTCATACAAGTCCTTGCGTCCGTGGGGGAGATAGCCGCGCCGGTCGCGGTGGAGCGCGCAGATCAGGCCGCACAGCAGGGGGTTGGTGGCCAGCCTGCCGAGGTCGGCCTTCGTTGCGACGGCGGTGAGGAGCTGCTCCTCGTACACGTCGAGTTCGGCCGCGGACTCGGACCCGTCGCGGGCGGCCGCGTGCCAGCGCCTGATGAAGGTGGCGGTGTCGGCGCGCCCCATGGAGGACAGTGCCAGTTCGCCGAAGTCTTCCGCGGTGAGCCAGTCCTGGCCGACGGCCGACGGGCGTGAGGTGACCAGCCAGCGGTTGCCGTCGTCGTCGTACGTGTCGATGAGGTCCCGCAGCCAGCGGCGGGTCCGGTCCCGCTCCGGTTCCGGGATCTCGTCGATGCCGTCCACGAGGACCAGCCCCCGGCCGGCGGTCAGCACCCGGTGCTCCCATCCGGCGGGCTGGGAGCCGGCGAGCGGGCAGCCGATCGCGGCGAGGAAGTCCTTGGGGGCCGGCAACCGCTCGCCGTGGCGGGTGAGGGTGCGCAGGGGGAGCACGAAGGGGACCCGGTCGCGGAGGTACGCGGGCCGGTCCGGGCGGTCCTGCTGCGCGGCGGTGACCGCCAGCCACTGGACGAGCGTGGTCTTCCCCGAACCGGCCTCGCCCCGCAGGAGGACGCGGGGGGTGCGGGCCAGCGCTTGATCGGCGGGCTGGGTTTCCAGAGTCCGCTGCACCGCGAGGAAATCGTCCGCGGACTCGTAGGCGTCCCAGGAGATCTCCGTGCGCCCCAGCGGTGCAGCCTCCAGGCTCAGGTACGCCACGTCCAGCGGCCAGCGCGCGGGCGAATTGCTCAGGTCGATGCCGTAGATGGTGAGTTTGGAGTGCTTCTTCGCCACGTACGGCAGGTACGTGGCCTCGAACGCGGCGTCCGCCGCGTCGGGCAGCGGAGTGCGCCGGATCAACTCGTTCGTCTTCGAAGTCAGTTCGTCCACCGCTCGGGTCTGCCCGACCAGCGCATGCGCCGTGAAGGTCTTGCGCTGGGTGAAGAACTCCAGGATGTGCAGGGAGGCGACGCCGAGCAGGGCCTCGTAGAAGTGCGTGGCGTCGGCGGAGAGGTGGCGCTCCGGGCGGTCGGCCGCGCGGCGCAGTTCGCGGGCGAAGGCTTCCGGCCCGAGGCGGACCGCGTCGACGTCCGTGATCGTGAGGTCGCCGAGGGCGTGCAGGGTGGTGGCGAGGGCGTCGGTGACGGCTTCGCGCTCGTCCGCCGGGATCCGGCGTTCGCCCGTACTCAGGGCCTGCCGGACGAGGGTGTCGGACAGGGCCCGTACATCGGACTCGGTGAGGGTGCGCTTCTCGCCCTTGAACGAGACGTACCCCGAGATCCGGACCGGCTTGTCGACCAGTCCCGCCCCGGGGCCGTCGGTGACGAAGAACTTCCGGACGAGCGGGCCGATCACGGCCGTCGCCAACTTGAGCCCGATGGCTGTGGGTTCCACGTGTGCCCCCCATAGAGCTGTGCCGGTGCCGCCCGACGCGATTCTAGAGTGCGCCGTGCTCAGGCCGCCGGGGGAGCGGGCTACGGCATCATGGCTCCGGGATCGGGTGAGGGGGAGCGCGGTGGCACAGGACGAGGTGCGCGGCAGTGTCGTGGTGGCCGGGCGGTACCGCCTGGAAGACCGGCTGGGCCGGGGCGGAATGGGTACCGTCTGGCGGGCCACCGACGAGCTGCTCGGGCGTCCGGTCGCCGTCAAGGAACTGCACGCGGGTGAGGGCGACGGGGACGGTGTGGCCGCGGGGGCACTGCGGGAGGCGCGGGCCGTGGCGCACGTGCGGCACCCCCATGTCGTCGTGGTCCACGACGTCGTCGAACACCGCGGGCGGCCCTGCATCGTCATGGAACTGGTCGACGGTGCTTCGCTCGCCGACCTGATCTCCGCCGGGAAGACCCTCACCCCGGTCGAGACGGCCAGGACCGCACTCGCCCTGCTCGGCGCCCTGACCGCGGCGCACGGCCGGGGCGTGCTCCACCGGGACGTGAAGCCGGCCAACGTCCTCATGGAGTCGGGGACCGGCCGGGTGGTGCTCACCGACTTCGGCATCGCCCGGTTCTCCGGGGCCACCACCATCAGCCAGACGGGCGCCTTCGTCGGCTCGCCCGAGTACACCGCTCCCGAGCGGATCCAGGGAGCCGAGGCCGGACCGGCCGCCGACCTGTGGTCGCTCGGCACGCTCATGTGCACCGCGCTGACCGGGGAGTCCCCCTTCCGTCGCGATTCGCTGGGCGGCGTCCTGCACGCCGTCGTCTCCGCGGAGATCCGCCCGCCCGCCCAGGCCGGGCCGCTCCTGCCGGTCATCCGGGGCCTGCTGGAACGCGACCCGGAGCGAAGGATGGCGGCGGCCGAGGCGGACCGGCTGCTGTCGGGGTACCTGGCCGGGGGCAGCCTCCTGCCCGGCGGCGGCGACCGTGCACCCGCCGACCGTGTGCCTGCGCCCGCCGACGGGATGCCGACCTCCGCGGCCGCGGCCGCGCCCGCGGGCGTGCCCGCCTCCGACTCCGACTCCGCCTCCGAGGGGCTGACGGCCCCCGCCGCGGCTCCGCGCCCGACGGCCCGGCAGCGCGTCGCCATGCGGTCGGGCCTGCGCCTCGGGCTGATCGCGGCCGCCGCCGCCGTGTTGGTGGCGGCCGGGGTGGTGGTGGGCGTCGACCCGCTGCGTTCGCTGCTCGGCGGGGAGGGGTCGGGGCACGGATCACGGAGCGGGGTGGCGGCCCCCGCCGGCTCCGCGACCCCGACCCCGCTTTCGCCCCCGGGCGGGGCCGGCGCCGCACCGAGTGCGGTGGGCGTGACCCCGAGCGGGCCGCCCTCCGGCTATCGGACCTTCGCCGACCCGCAGGGCTTCGCCATCGCCGTGCCCGAGGGGTACCAGCGGGCCACCGACGACCAACGGGTCTTCTACGTCTCCCCGGACGGGGCCTTCCGCATCGGCATCCGGGTGAAGATGCCGGTGCTCGGAGGTCCGCTCGGCGTGATGCGGCAGGCCCACGCCATGGGCCCGGACATCGACCCGGGCTACCGCGCCGGCACGGTCGTCTCCACGACCCACCACGAACTTCCGGCGGCGCTGTGGGAGTTCACCTGGAACGGTTTCACCCCGGCCGAGGGCGCCCGGCACACCTACGACCTCTGCTGGGACCAGAACGGCCGGATGTACGACATCTGGGTCTCCGCCCCGGTGGGTGAACTCGCCGAAGCCAAACGTCACTTCGACACCGCCGTGGCCACCTTCGTGCCCGGCGCACCCGGCTCCGTCACCCCCTGAACCCGTTCTCCCTCCCGCCGGCTCCGGTCAGGTGCGCAGGACCACCAGCCCGTCGAGCCCGTCGGTCCTGCGCAGGCTGCCGGGCACCAGCGGGGCGAAGGTGCGCGGGAGCGCCAGGCCCGGGACTCCGTCGCCCTCGGGTGCGTCGAAGAGGTACGCGGCCTCCGAGGCGCTGTCGCTGACCAGGTGCGGGCCGTCCGCCCCGGCCGTGGCCCGGGTCAGCGGCGTCCGGAAGAGGCTGCGCAGCTGGCGCAGGGTTTCCGCCGTGACCGGTACCGGCATCGGCGGCGGCTCCGGCCGGGCAGGGCCCCGCGGGGACTGCGGATCGGCCGGCCCGTCGTTCGGGACGGCCCCGCCCCGGCCGTCGGCTGCGAACACGGCGTCCATGGCCTCCGTACCGTCGGCGTCGTTCGGACCCTGCGAACCGTCCGGGCCGTCCGGCGGGATGGCCCCCGCCAGCAGCAGCGCCAGCAGCACCGGAACCGCCTTGCGCCGGAGCGCCTCGGTGGCCCGGCCCAGCCGGTGCGCGTGCCCGCCGGGCAGCGAGAGCGCGAGGCTGCCCGCCGCGTCGCCGAGTGCCAGGGGCACCGCCGCGCACACCACGCCGGGGGCGTACTCGCGGAGGTCGAAGACCGGGGCCCCCGGGGCCACCGCGTCGAGCGCGCTGAACAGGGCCCGGCTGTCGGTGATGGTCCGCTCGGTGAGCCGGGCGGTCCGGTGCCGGGCCACGTGGTCGGCGCGGCCGTCGTGGTCGAGCTGGCTCAGCAGGCACTTGCCCACGGCGCTGGCGTGCGCCGCGTCCCGGAAGTCCACCCACTCCCGCACCGGCGGGGCTCCCGGCCCGTCCGCCATCTGGGTGATCCGGACCTCCCCCTCCGCGTACCGGCTCAGGTACACGGCCGCGCCCGCGCTGTCCCGCGCCAGGGCCAGCGTGCGCTGCAACTGGCCCGCCAGGCCCCGGCCGCCCGGGGCCGCGAGCCGGTCGAGGGCCGGCCCGGGGGCGTAGACCCCGACGCCGGGGCGGTACGCGTACCCCTCCTCGCAGAGCATCGACAGCAGCGGCCCGAGCTCCGCCTCGGCCAGGCCGGCCTCCCGCCCGAGCCGCCCGGACCGTACCCCGAGCGGCCGCCGCTGCAGGACCCGTACGACGGCCAGGGCGCGCCGCGCCGCCGCCAGGGCCTCGCCCCCGCCGGGCTGGACGACGGTCCCGCGGGCCGCCGCCGTCACAGCGGGGTGGCGCAGCGGGCCCGCCCCCAGCCGGGGTGCTCCCGGCCGGGGCGCACCGGACCGCGTCTGCCTCGGCGGAGCGGCCGGCGGCCGGAAGGCGTCCAGCGCCCGGGACACCCCGGGCCTGGGCAGCGGCACCGGGCCCAGGTCGGGGTCGTCGAGCTGGTCCACGTAGCGCAGGACGGCCGCCTGCGCGCACAGCCGTACCTCGCGGAGCTCCCGGCGACCGCCCGGCCGGAAACGGCGCCGGCCCAGCTCCCGAGCCCAGACCCGGGCGTCGTGGTGTTCGCCGCGCCGCGAGTGGTCGAGGAAGAGGCAGTACGCGGCGTGCGTGGTCCGGCTGCGCCCGGATCCGGCGGCGAACTGCCACCAGAACCGGGCCCCTTCGCGCAGTCCGGCCAGGTGCAGCAGACAGCCGAAGACCACGGCTCCGGGCAGGTCGGCGTGGCCGCCGCTCTCGAAGGCGTCGAGCCGCTCCCGGGCCCCCGTGGCGCACACGGAGGCCAGACAGGCGGCCTTGAGGTCGCGTCCGGCCCGCTCGGCGTCCAGCGGCAGATCGCGCAGGGGGTCGCTCCAGCCCGGCGTGCGGCGCCGGGCGTGGGCTGCGCCGCGCCTGGGAGCCGGTGCGGAGGCCGGTGCCGACGCCGGGGCCGCGGCGTCGGCACCCCGCAGCAACCGAGCCTCCGCCGCGCCCAGGTCGTAGTGCGGATAGCGGTCGCGCACGCTCGCCCGGGCCAGGAACTGCTCGAGGGAACGCGGGAGTCCGCCGTCCTCGCGACGGGTTCCGCGGCTCGTGTTGCGGTTCATGACTCGGCCGAGGTGTCGAGCAGCCGCGCGAGCCGCCGCTGGGCCTGGCCGAGCTGCGAGCGGACCGTGGCCTCGTCCACACCCATGATCGCGGCGGCCTCGCCGGGGGTGCACTTCAGCCCGTACCGCAGCAGCACGGCGTCTCGCTGCCGTTCGGCGAGCCGGGAGACGGCGGAGTAGAAGCGGATGGTGTCGGTGAGCACCTCGTACTGGTCGGCTTCCGCGTGGGCCTCCTTGAGCGCGGCCTCGAAGGCACTGGTGTCCATCGGCTCAGGAACGGGGCTGCGGCGGAACTGGCGGTCGATCAGCCGCTGTTTGAGGACGGTCCACGCGTAGGCGTCGAGCCGGTCCATGTGCAGCATCCGCAGCCATTCGCCCATGATCGAGTCGAAAGCGGCGTCGACCGCCTCCTCGGCCGCCGCGTCCGAGCCCAGCTGCAGGTACGCGAACCGCATGTAGGCCGGGCGCCGGTCGGCGTGGAAGGCCCAGTACGACAGGCGCGCCGTCGCGTTCCACTGGCTCATGGGCGCCGGCCGCCGTCGCCGGCTCGGCAGACCCACGGCCCCGCCACCGGACTCCTCAGGAAGACCGCTGCCATCGCTCACCGCTCCACCCCATCCCGTGTGCGGGGCAAGGAAATCAGCGCGGGCGCACTCAGAGGGCGCAGAGACGCAAGCTGGAAGAATTACGTTCGGTGATGATCACGCGATGATCGATGTCGATCGCACACCCGCTCAACCAGCGCAAACGCATATGCCGTTCTCCTGTGCGTCCGTTTCGTTCCTCGCCGGACGGTACGGCGTGTGACCATCCCAAGATTCACTCGTTTGTCGGAGGGTGGGTACAACACAGCGATTCGGCTCCACCGCCGTGGAGCAGGCCGAGGCCGTCCTCGTCGAGTACTACCCCCAACTGGTACGGCTCGCCTACGTGACGCTCCCGGTCACCCTGGGCCGCCATAGCCGGGTACTCCTCGCGCACAAGGCGGTCCAGCGAGCGCTCCCGCACGGCGGGCGCGGCAGTACCCAGGCTCCGGCCGGGCCCGGCGGGCCCGGCGGCCCCCTGACCCAGGTGCGCGTACGGGTCCTGCGCGCGAGCCTCGCCCCGTCCGGCCGGGCGCGCCTCGCCGCGGCCGGGCTCGGCTGGCCGCCGGTGCCGCCCTTCGTCTGGGGGCTGCGTCTGTGGCCCCCGGCGGGCGGGATCGACGAGCCCGCCCGGGCGCTGGGCGCTGCTCCGGGGCCGGTCCGGGCCGCGTTCGTCCTGCACGGCATGGACGGCCTGCCCGAGGAAGCGGTGGCCCGGCTCCTCGGGCAGGCCGGGGTGGCCGACCCCGCGGACGCCGTACGGGAGGCGCTGGCCGCTTGGCGGGAGTGGGCCCCGGGGCAGGGGCAGGGGCGGGGGCGGGGACCGGGAGCGGGGCCGGGCTCGCAGGCGCCGGGGGTGTGGCGCGGCACCGGTACCGCCCCACGCACTCCTGCCCGTGCCGGGGATCTGGCTGGGGAAACGCTCCTGCGGGGGCCGGGCGGCGTCGAGTTCGATGCCGCCGTGGTCAGTGCCCGCCCCACCGACCTGCTGCGCCGCCGCCGCCGGACCCGGGCCGGCTGGACCGCCGCGGCCGCGCTGGCCCTGGTCGCGGGGATCCTCGCGACCGACGGGTCGCCGCCCCGCCCCGAGGCCTCGCCGCTCGCCGGACCGGCCGTCGCCGGGGCGCTGGACCCCGCCCGGCTGGTCCGCGTTCCCGCCGAGGTCTGGGCGGACACCGCCCGCGTCGACTTCACCGCCTGGCCCGCCCGCGGCGCCCGCACCGCCGACCGGGGCCTGCTCGCCCGCGCCCTCGCCGCCTGGTCCGCCCGGCCCCGGGAGGTGGCGGTGACGGCCGCGCCGGGGACGGCCGGTGACGCGCCGCTGCGCGCGCCGCAGCTCCTGTACGCGGGCGACGTCGCCGGGCGGGCGGTCGTGCTGCTGCTCGACGGGGACCGGGTGGTGCGATACGGCGAACCCGCCGAAGGCCCTGGCGGCCCCGGTGGCACCGGCGGGCCGCGCGGCCGGGAGCTCGCGTTCGCCCGTACCGACGAGGCGAACGTGACCACCGCCGCCGCGCTGACCCTGAGCCGCACCCCGGGAAACGGGAGTACGGACGGGGGCCGGGCCAGGTACCTGCTCGCGCCCTGGATCGCCCGGGCCGGCACCCGCGACCTGCTCCGGACGGGGGAGGGGACCAAGCCGCTGGCCGTTTCCGCCGACGGGGTCACCGCGGAGACCGCGGTGCCGATCATGGACGGCGCCGGCCGCGCCGAGAGTGCCGGTGGCGCCGCCGGAGCCTGCGCGGCGTGGCCCGTGCTGGAGCTGACCTCCTCCGCCCGCATCGTGGAGAAGCACGCCTTCGTCCTCGCCGACCTGGGCGCGCTGACCCCCGTACACCTCACCTACACGCCGCTGCCCGCCGGTCCCGGGGCGGTGGCCGCACGCCAGCCGCGCGAGGCCACCGGTCCGGCCGCGCGGGCGGCGTGGGCGCCGGTCGCCTGCCGGCTGCGGGAGCACCGCGCCGGATCGGTACGGGCCGTCAACGTCTGGGACTTCGCCGGCTCCGAACTCCCGGACGGCGCGGGCCGGGCCGTCTGGACCTGCACCCGGGCCTCCGGCTGGGCCGGTCCGGGTGACGTCCTGGTCCAGCTGCGGCTGCCCGCCGGACCCCCGCAGGACGTGGCGCGGTCCCGCGACACCGCCGCGTGCGGACGGTTCGGGCAGCACCTGCTCGCGGGCACCCGGTGGAGGTCGCCGGCCGATCGCTGGTACCTGCTGGCGGCCGGCAGCAGGGAGGTCGTCGGCATCACGGCGGCCGGAGCCGTCCGCGCGGAGGCCGCCGGCCGGACCCTGGCCGTCCCCGTCGCCGGTCCGCAGGGCCCCGCGGCCGATCTGACGGGCAGACTCGCGAGCGGCGTCCGGATCACCGCCGTCGACGGGGGCCGGGGCGGCCGCGACTGACGGCCCACCGCCGGGGCGGCCCCGCGCCCGCGCCGCCCGCGGCCCCGGGCTCGCCGCCGCCGCTCGCCGGAGCACCCGTCCGCGGCCGCCGCGGACGGTGTCCCACCGGGGGTGGACGGCGGTTCGGGGGCTGCCCGGCCCGCTGTACCATGGCCGCAGCGCGAGGGCCGTGACGGAGTGGTCACAGTCCTCGCTTTTGTTTTGCACCCCCCGGTTTTGAGTTGTACCCCAGTCCACCCAGAAGAAATGCGGGGCGTGGCGTTTCGGCGGTTCGATACGATGAACCGCACGTCACGTCGTACCGGCATATATGAAATGGAGCATCCGAGGATGGCTCGACACCTGATCACCAGCGCGCTTCCCTACATCAACGGGATCAAGCACCTGGGCAACATGGTCGGGTCGATGCTTCCGGCGGATGTGTACTCCCGGTACCTCCGCCAGCGCGGCCACGACGTCCTCTACATCTGTGCCACCGACGAGCACGGCACCCCCGCCGAGCTCGCCGCGAAGGCGGCCGGTCTCTCGGTCGCCGAGTTCTGCGCGCAGGCCCACGACGCCCAGAAGGCGGTCTACGACGGCTTCGAGCTGTCCTTCGACTACTTCGGCCGCAGCTCCTCGGAGCAGAACCGCGAGATCACCCAGCACTTCGCGCGCCAGCTCGAGAAGAACGGCTTCATCGAGGAGCGCGCGATCCGGCAGGTCTACTCGCCGGTGGACGGCCGCTTCCTGCCGGACCGCTACGTAGAGGGCACTTGCCCGCACTGCGGCTACGACAAGGCCCGCGGCGACCAGTGCGAGAACTGCACCCGCGTCCTGGACCCCACGGACCTGATCGAGCCCCGCTCGGCCATCTCCGGCTCCACCGAGCTGGAGGTCCGCGAGACCAAGCACCTCTTCCTCCTCCAGTCCAAGCTCCAGGTCGAGGTCGAGGCCTGGGTCGCGGAGCACGAGGAGGAGTGGCCGCAGCTCGCGTCCTCGATCGCCCGCAAGTGGCTGACCGAAGGCCTGCACGACCGCGCCATCACGCGCGACCTCGACTGGGGCGTCCCGGTCCCTGCCGACACGTGGCCCGAGCTGGCCGCCGACGGCAAGGTGTTCTACGTCTGGTTCGACGCGCCGATCGAGTACATCGCCTCGACCAAGGAGTGGGCGGACGCCGACCCGGCGAACCGCGACTACAAGTCCTGGTGGTACGAGGCCGAGGACGTCCGCTACACGCAGTTCATGGCCAAGGACAACGTCCCGTTCCACACGGTGATGTTCCCCGCCACCGAGC is a window from the Streptomyces sp. NBC_01244 genome containing:
- the metG gene encoding methionine--tRNA ligase, translated to MARHLITSALPYINGIKHLGNMVGSMLPADVYSRYLRQRGHDVLYICATDEHGTPAELAAKAAGLSVAEFCAQAHDAQKAVYDGFELSFDYFGRSSSEQNREITQHFARQLEKNGFIEERAIRQVYSPVDGRFLPDRYVEGTCPHCGYDKARGDQCENCTRVLDPTDLIEPRSAISGSTELEVRETKHLFLLQSKLQVEVEAWVAEHEEEWPQLASSIARKWLTEGLHDRAITRDLDWGVPVPADTWPELAADGKVFYVWFDAPIEYIASTKEWADADPANRDYKSWWYEAEDVRYTQFMAKDNVPFHTVMFPATELGVREPWKMVDYVKAFNWLTYYGGKFSTSQKRGVFTDQALEILPADFWRYFLIANAPESDDSSFTWEHFAATVNKDLGGTLGNFVNRVLTFSRKKFGDEVPAGSPAGEVEAKLGAQIAELLAEYEGHMDALQYRKAAAALRALWSAGNAYLDEKAPWTEVKTDLEGAALTLRTAMNLIHLYSVVSEPFIPASARAMRSAFDLADDTGTWVTPEQAASLDAVPAGTAFTVPPVLFPRVTEEDLESYRERFGGNPEA